The sequence ATTTCCTTGCAACTGTTTCACGTGTTTTTGCATCCGGACCCAAATCCAACCATTTTTTTGCAACATATCAATGGATATACTAGCCTAATTGTAGCACGGGGATAGCAATTTCTTGATGTTCCTCTGTTCCATACATATTTAGATCTAATCAGTCAGGAAGCTAGTAAAATAAATCGCTTGCAATTCACTTAAAAGAACAATATAGCTGTTCCCCACCAGCAATTTATAACCGTTCCGTTCTTGTGGCCTTGTCGTGGCACTGGATAATATAAACACTGACACATGAGAATTGATCAATTCAGGAAGCAAGCGACTGAGATTTTCTTTCAGTTTAAGCTAGTGGATTTTAATGTCAATATGGTGTCTTGTTAATGTTAATTGCTTAAGCTTCATATTATGTGGGGATTGAGGGTGGTATTTTTGTTTCTTAATTCTCTGCTTAGCGTTCTTTGTTCAGGTGAGTAGAAGGGCATATTTTCTCATATTCCTTTTGATGTATTATGCCGAAACTTAATTGTGTGTATGCTCTGTTCTCTCTTCTCTGGACTTATAACAAGGAATGAGCTCACACCTAAACAGTTCTAAAAATGATTCCTGGTAAAGTGAATTGCTGAATGACATATCTTTCGTTTTGAGGTAGTTGGTGTACAGTGACTTGGTGAATTAGTTTAATATTGTATTATATGCAATTTTTTAATCGTTCCCAATTTTGCAGCAAAAGCTCTTCTCAGTTGTTTTATTGCCCATGATGTCATTGGTTTATTTACTCATTCTTCTCATAGGAATCACCACTGGTGGTGGAGATGATCAAGCTGTACTGTTGAACGGCAGTTGAGAGATGATTGTGCTTTCACATCTTCTGTCACACTTCTCTGGTCTAAGAGGTGATGTATCATGTAATAGTATCTTTTACTACCTGTCTACTGGTTTGCTTGCGTTATTTGATAATTTTGTGGTTCAACGGACCAATATTCTTTGCAAATGGTAAGACCTAAGAAACTGCAGTGCCAGTGTTACACAGAATGCAGTCTGATCCTTTTCCCCTTGAACAACGTGATCGTTTCATTTGCCCTTGTCCTATTCTTTCTCAGCAACAAAGTTTTGATAGAGAAGTCTTCACTTCTCTTTCTCTAGTCTTAGATTAGATGACTATATCTCGGATATTCGATTCTGAGACCGTGCTCAGCCAGTGGCGGCGCCAGGTTCTagagggtgggtattcattttaaAGGAGAGTATTCATTTTGCCCAAATCATcactattttgcaaaaaaaattgccagttttatataaaatttcaatgGTTTGTCAAAATCTTGGGTATTCAACCGAATACCCAAGAAGACCCCTGGCGCCGCCCCTGTGCTCAGCTGATCCCGAAATCAAACACGTCCGTTCGCATAAAGATCTGCGCCCTCGAATGTATTACAGTCAGTATTCGGTGTGTATCGTCTCTGATATGGGCAGCTGCGCTGGCGCATTTATTTCAACGCCAGAAGTTAATGCAATCGCGGATCAGCTGAAACGGGCACGGCCCAGTCTTTTTCCTGAGCCAGGCTGAGCCATCCCGAGGCCACGGCCAATATAACGGACGCCCGTATCATCGCCCTTCTGGGTCGTGTTGACTGTTGGCTGCACGGCGCTCCATCTGGACAACTTCACCCTGAAAGTCATGGCGTCCTCATACTGCACGTGCTCACCAAAAGAACGAAGCATGTCGTTCCCAAAAAAAAAAAACGAAGCATGAACTACCGGTGCTCACCTCGTATGCAACTTTCCCCGCTTGCTCCGGCAGGCTGCTGGTCGTGCTCCACGCGGCCGCCGACGAGCTCGTCGTAAAAGAGCCAGTGAACACCGAAAACACCCGGATAAAAAACTCTCGACGAGGCAAAAGTAAACCTCGACGCAACACCCAGATCAGAGAAAGATTTTTTCCGACCCTCCATATTTGTTCTGTCGTCCATGCCGGCAGACCTCATGGTCGTGCCGTTTGCAGCTGCTTCCGACTCGGGCGGTGCCATTCCAACAATTGATGTTCTTCGGTTTAAAATCTCTTCTGCTGGCTACCAAAAGCAGCACCTAGGCATTCAGTCTTATGCTTTCAGATTTTGGATCCCACTGGGCACAAACCCACCCTCCAACAGCGGCACTGTGTGGTTATCTCAAAATGCAGGAAAGACATAAGTCCTCATCACTCACATATAGACCATATCAGAGCAATTAGCTATCTCCCAACCATGTGCACACCACAGTTTGACCTCACATACCGAATTGGAGGAACAAGGGTGGAGCAAATGCTCACTGAAACACACCAGAAAAATACTCATACTACAACACACAGATTAACAAAACTAGTTATCACATTTTATTCTGATCAACACCAAACTCCGAGTGCACGTGTTCCGATCCAGCAGTGCCCTTCCATAACATTTATGCATCACAGGATAAGCTCAGCTTGAGTTCTCCCTGCTCACACCATCTTCACCCATAGCAGCATTGTTGTCATCGCACTGTACCCCATTCATCAGAGCTGCTCCTGCGTCAGCACAAATAATCCGCTGGCCATGAGGATCTCCCTTAAGTCGAACCATCATAAATACATAATCGATTTGTCCCTGTCAACAACTGATCTCTACCAAAAGGGACTCACCTCCAATGTTTTCCACATCTCAGACCATGGTCTGCATATTCCTTGCTTGCACACCAGCAACTTCAAAAGAAATGAACTGCATTAGATAACTAAGCACCACACACAAACCATGATAAAATGTGTGACACAATAGTAACCTTCAGTTCGATGGGGATAACTGTTggcttgatcaacccactccagtgCCGCCCTAGATAGGTCACAAATACGCCAACATTCCAATGCTCTCTCATTGGCTGCATTCCTTCTCAATGGCAGAAGCCCAGTCGTTTGTAAGTCTGCGTCACATACAGACTTATGACAACATACAAATCAGCTTCAATCATAATTCCTCAAAATCAGCACTCacttttgaatttttaaaaatgtcTCACTCACATTCCAAATAAATCTTCGCCTGCGCCACAGCTAGAGTCAAAAGCTGCGGCTGGAAGTTGGGAAACTCACGGAAGCACACAAATCCATAGACGGGCACTAGGGTAAAGAAACTCACCGGTCAACTAGATCCAGCGGGAACTCGATCCCGCTGCCTTCCATCGCTGTTCCGCCGCAAGAAGTCGCAGCCGCCGCACACGCCATTGCCATGAGGTCCCTTTCCACTACTTCTCAGCCTCACTGCTCATCAAATCCCCCTTCCAAACACTCGACAAGTTCCGCACAGCGGCCCCACACGCAGACGTGAAGTACAGCCATAGCTAGAGACGGCTCAGGTTTGCCCATACGACCTGGACTACCGCCCTTACCAGCTGATGTCCGACGCTCGCAAAAATCTAATCAACAACGGACACTAGCACCTGCACGATCTACTATTTTCTGCCTCTGGTTTCCCCTGCATACATTACAACAAACAGAAAGTCGGTACAGTTTTACAATAATTGCGCAGCAAAGGCACGCCTACCACCAGGGGTGTAGCTACGTACAGCTACCCGGTGTCACTGGCACCGGGTCCAATCTACACTTGCTTAAGATAATCCATTGATTTAGTGTGTGTAGGTCATTGATTTTTTGATGTGCCCTTCTATGTGGAGACCGGGTAATCTTCAGTCTAGGTCCGCCCTTGCCTACCACTTTAGCTTCATACGTAGGTAATCAAAAATCGGTACTCACCGAGCAACCGCAGACTATTTCGTGCATGCACATTGTCCTCTCGGCGTTGAGTCTACTCTTACCATATCTAATTCCGAAACCGATCTCCCAGAAGTGCAAATTGTAGTAGTCATATGCCTCACCAAGTGAATCAAAAGTCAAACCAAGTGCTGGGCGTACAACACTCTTCGTAGGTTCCTATGCATACTTGCAAATCGACTGCTCCAGAGCACTCATCCTTGAAATAGTCTTAGATTAGATGACTATATCTCCCAGACTTTATCCGAGTTTTCTCTTGGAGCTGGATCTGGGCACTTCATTCTGCTGATGTACTAGCTTGATGCTGATGTATTAGCTTGACGCAATTCATCATGTCAGTcagttctatatcatttctaaaATCTGCATTTTCTATATACGCCCCTGGCATTTACATGGTACTACCTCTGTCCTGTACAAATGTACCGCCACACTTGCAGTACATGTTCGCCTCTGGCGGCCTATTGTTTGTTTTTTGTTGCATGTTAACTCGTAGACACTTGTTTTCCTATTGCTGTTTACACTTGCAGATATTTTTTGAATGTCTTTCTTTTGCCCCTCCTGAGTAGTCGAAATCAGTTCTGCTGATGAGATTGCTTGCTGTGCAGGTACCCAGGTTCTTTGTTGCTGTGACTACATGCTGGTTCTTTAGCATTTTGTAAATGTTCGCGGCTCAATGTGGCTGTACAAGTCGCCAAATGTGATGCTAACCTTGCAAAAGGTGCTGAATTAATCATCGGATGTTATCTTTAGCGATTTCTATGTGCGTTAACAAACTTTAACAGCGCTTGGTAAAAACTAAAAAGTATGTCAGACGTCAGAATATTGTTGTTGAGAAGATGGCATTTGTTTGGCCTCTTGTGTGTTCTGTTTGTGCTTCTAGTAATGCTTGATGGTGCATTTGTGCCAAACCGGCGTGTTGTTTCCGTCGGTCTGTAATCCTGCTCTCTCGATATATGATATGACTTGGGTGCATGTCTGTTACACTAAGGTATGTGATGTGTTAGGTAACTTTGTTATTCGTCGATGTGATGCCATGACAGCATGACATTCCAGGCAAGTGGCTGTGATGCAGTTCTTTTAGCAAATTGAAATTGTAGATTTGGATGAGATGTTTTTCGCTGATAGAAGGCTTCAGATGTTCTTGAAGGCTATCTCTTCGCATGTCTTCTGTTTGAATTGGATTTAGAGTTTTGGGTACATGATCATGAGCACCTGAATTTGCACAGCCTTGTGCACCTTTCTAGAGTCTGAGTGGCTAGCCGAATCTCACCTACAGATAGTTAGTGTTTATTCGCAATTTATTGTTTGTACCTGAGAACCATTTTATAGAAAATTTAAAAGATTTTTTTTTGCAGGGGTAAAGAGATTTCATACAAAGCATAGAAACATCTGCAGCGATTCAAAAGTTATTTAGTGTTCCTATGATAGTCATTTGATTTGTAGGAGAGAATCCTATAGGAATTTTTCTCGATGATTCTTTTGTACTAAATTCCATATGAATTTTAGCATTCACTCAAACATCTTGAAAATGATCCTTTATTTTCCCCATGATGCAATCAAACAACCTAGTAGTGAGGATGTCAACGCTAGTCGTGAGGTGATAAAAAAAATATTAGTTTCACATTCATGCTCATAACAGATGTAACTCCACGAGTCAATGTTTTGGCATCTTTTTTCAGCACATAGAATGCACTGATGTTCAACTAGTTCAAGTACTCGCAATTATTAAATATTTTTTATCCAAAATGCGTGATGAAAAGCTATATAAAAAATTATATAAGCACAACATGTGATTGCGAAGTTTGCGAGTCCAAATAATCCTTTTTTAGGAATCACCCgcggggaagggggggggggggtggaggaggAGTCATCCTCCCACCTAAATATCTTCAAAGTCAAGAGTCACCCCTTATAGGCTTTGACTGATCCAGTTTATATGAAAAATCAGAACAAAACCTAAACAAGTTGGCGTCGTTTATGAGAGAAACCGGGTTGAATACCGTACATGTAACAAGAGTAacggaagaagagagagagagaaatacattgagaacaAGGCACACCTAGCTAGCAGACAACAGGAAAATCACCATGAAAGACACCACTAGATGGGAGGTGTCGTCGAGGGATCACAATATTAAAACTTTACAAGCAACCTAACGCACCGCAATGGCGTGCAACCTGAGCCCATGGTGCAACTCAGGAGCATCCAGAATCAACAAGTGCAACCGATACACGAACATTGACTGGGAGCTCCATCATAGATAATCAGAACGATTAGCAAGTTGGAAAGGCATCTTGCGCCATCAATGACAAAAGATGAACCGCGACATCACCGAGAGCACAAAGCTCACTTCAAATCATCCACGGCCATGGGAGGGTCTTGAGCAAGCAAATCAACAAGGGCGATAACCATTCATGAGGGGAAACAAATGTCCGCCTTGCGGTGCCAAAGGTCCATACCCCAAAGAACAAATGAACAACCGCCGTTGACCCCATGCCAGTCGCACTACCACCATTATCAAACCAATCGACATTCCTGCAATGAGAAGTTATCCAACACGACAACTAAGCTGACTTCTAGACGATGCCTTCAGGAAACCAGGGGCTCAGCGAGACTGCAAGCCGAAGACATTCCAGCCAAGGGAGGCTTGGAGCAACGTGAAGAGGCCATAAGCCAACTGCGAtccaactaggaagggggcggAGCAGCGTGTTGCAGAAGCCGGCGACGCCATGATGCAACCACTAGATGGCGCGATGGCGGCTCACAACAAGAAAGGTGATCCAACGACGAAGGAGGAATATGCGAAAGGTGTCTCGCATTCGCCATCCTGAGATCGCGCGAACTTTGCCGGCGGCGACGAGGGGGAGGGGCACTGGTGGAGGTGAAGGGCTGCTAGGGTTTGGTGGGCGGGAGTGGAATTTGGGTGACTTGCATTTCAGAATAAAGCAACATGGCCATTCACATTTGCAAAATACAATTTCTCCTAATAAAGTCGTATGCAAAGAATTATAAATTTCGGCTAGGCATGTATTTTTGTGGCTTTTCATGATGTTTTCAgtgcatgattttttttgaaaatctcATATACGTCTGCCAGTTATGGAAATAATTGAACATCATCCAAGACATAAAAGTTAGAAAACTGAAGGTGCAAAAAATGTGAAATGAAACCGAAGGCgtaaaagaaaaaaggaaatgaaaCACGAAAACCTCGACACCATTTCCCCCCAATCCCTAATCCCCATGGACGagctcgccggcgaccgccgccatGCCGATTCGCCGCCTCAGCTTCCGCTTCTCCCGGACGACATGCTCGTGGAGATCCTCCACCGCCTCCCGCCGGAGCCGATCCACCTCTTCCGCGCCTCCTTCGTCTGCAAGCACTGGCGCGGCCTCGTCCACGACGCCCGCTTCCTCCGCCTCTTCCGCGAGTTCCACGGCGGGACGCCTCCCGTGCTCGGCTTCTTCAGCAACCAGCCGAGATCTCCCCTCTTCGTACCCAGCTCCGACGCCTTCGCCGTCCCCGCTGCGGCCACGATGCGCAAGGACGACTGGTTGGCCCTGGACTGCCACCACGGCCGCGCCCTCCTCCTCGACCGACGAGACGGGAAGCTCCTCGTTTGGAACCCCATGAACGGCGACAAGCGCTACCTGCCGCTCCCCACGCAGGCGCATCTGGAGAACGAGTACACTGGCGCGGTTCTCTGCGCGGCTGGGCACGCCGAGCACGGCGACTGTCATTCGTGCCCGTTCCTCGTGGCGTTGACGTTCGGCAGTTGGGGGGATTTCATCACCTCCGCCTGCGTCTACTCACCCAAGACTGGCGTCTGGGGTGAGATCACTCCGATTCATACAAATTCAATGGTTGATTTAAAGCCGGCGGCTCATGTTGGAAACACGCTTTACTGGCGATTGGATGATGACAGCATCGTTGAATTTGATTTGGATAAAAATAGCCTGGATTTAATTGAGTTGCCAGATGACGGATTTGGTATAATCATGCTAGCAGAGGATGGTTGTCTAGGTTTTGCCCGTCTTGATCGATTCAGCCTTCATTTGTGGTCAAGGGTAGCTAGCATCGATGGGGTGGTATCATGGACGCATCGCAGGGTCATTGAAGCTTCTTGCGCCACAAGTAGTGGCAGCATGTATGGATCGAGTGGGGCTAGCTGGCTATGCTGAAGATGCTAATGTGATCTTCATTCATGTGCATCCTCACACTTACATGTTCCATCTCAAGTCCATGCAGATTGAGAGGTTACAGAGGGGTATTAGTGGCTGGTTCCTTTTTCCTTACAGAAGTTTCTACACTCCAGGACCAGGTATTTACATAGTTTCCAATGTCGCATAGTTCATGCTAATCTCCTGAACTATATCTACCTTGTAGATGTTTTCAAGTACATGAACCATCCTTTAGTATAGATGATGAGTTTTCATGAAACTTATTCCGAAAGAACTGATTAATTAAATGCAGAACTCTTTTCTCTTTCAGTTTAAGCTAGCGGATTGTAATGTCAATAGGTCCCCTGTTAATTGCTTAAGCTTCATATTATGGTGGTATTTAGCTTGGCATGTTTTTTTCTTTGTTCTGTACTCAACATTATTTTTTCAGGTGAGTAGGAAAAGTGCATACTTCCCGCTATCCCTGGATTTCCTTTGCTGTGTGTATGCTCTGTTCTTTTTTCTGGACTTACAGCAATGAGCAGGCTCACACCATAACAATTCTAAAATGCTTCCTGGTCAACTAAATCACTGAATAAATTACATGTGTACAATGCCTTGATGACTTATTCGAATATTGTATTACATGTCATTCCTTGACTGTTCCAATTCCTTGTAGAAAAACTTTCCCAGTTGTTTTATTGCACACAATTACCATTGGTTTGTTGACTCATTCTTCTCATAGGAATCACCACTGGTGGTGGAGATGATCAAGCTGAACTGTTGTACATCAGTTGAGATGATTGGGCTTCTTTATTGGTCTATAAGAGGTGATGGTAATGATATCTTCTACCACGTGTCCATTGTTTTGCTTGCCTGGTTTGATAATTTTGTGGTTCATCGGATCAACATTATTCGCAATTGTGCCAGTGTTACACAGAATGCAGTCTGATCGTTTGTCCCTTGAACAATGTGGTCATTTTGCGCTTTTCCTACAGGAATCTTTATCCATTTTTTATCTCCCAGATTTTATCCCTTTTTTTCTCTTGGAGCCTGTATCTGCACACTTCATTCTGCCGATGTGCTAGCTAGCTTGATGCAGTTTATCATGTAGATCAGTTTATATCATTTCTCAAATATACATTTGCTATATATATAGTGCATCAATCTTGAGCTGATATGTGCATATGAGAACAAAACAGTGACTGGAAGATACAGGCTAGTGCGGTATGGTTTTAACCATCCAAGTGTGTCAACATGTTCGATAAATCGCAACGTGCTAATAATCTTAAGCCAAAGGTATAAAATTGAAACCAAATGTTTCTTCTACATGCGGTCCCTGGCATTTAAATGGTGTATATACCTCTTTCCTGTACGAATGTACCATTACCCGCACAAATGACTGGTAAGCCTTGCACTACACGTTCACCTCTGGTGGCCTACCATTTGTTTGATTGTTGCATGTGAACTCGTAAAAACTGTTTTCCTATTACTGTTTTAACTTTTAGATATTTTTTGCAATATCTTTCTTTTACCCCTCACGAGTGGTCAGAAATCGGCTTTGCTGATGAGATTTCTTGCTGTTCAGGTACGTAGGATTATTTGTTTCCATCAGCCCACGATTACATGCAGAAACAACTTACTCAAGCAGGTTCTTCAGTATTTTGTAAATGTCAACAGCTCGATGTGGCTGTAAACAAACTTGCACAAGTCACCGAATGTGGTGCTAACCTTGCAAAATGTGTCGAATTAATCATTGGATTGGATGTTATCTTCACCAATTTCTATATGCGCCAACCAACCGTAACATCACTTGGTAAAAATTAGGTCATACTTCTGAATATTGCTGTTGAGAAGATGTCATTTGTTTGGCCTATATGTCATACTTCACAATATTTCTGCATGTATGGTCCGTTTGTGTCTTCAGTAATGTTTTATGGCACATTTGTGCCGAACCTATGTGTGaggttcactagtgcagaaccgggctttagcgctggttcgtaagggcctttagtgccggttaaaTAGTAGAGACTAAGCCCCCCCCCCTTACtatcggttcggcacgaaccggcgctaaagtgccaaccggtactaaatgtttgggggggtggttttatttttcatttaactcttttttgtttgctggtattttacgatactacaaattgtacacgttatgcatatatataaatagattttctcatacgtagaaccgcatatatatataaatatatatcatcgaatgtctcacaaccaacagcattaattattcacacatacacatgtatatacatatacaatttctcctacatgttgccttggtgccttcggagcacgatgacaagtggttcatgggagcggtagcgggtaatagtattctcctttgggatctatgacctggtcgagctaaaatcccgctatttcctcttgaagtgctagtatgcggtccgctgGTAGGAGCTGCTCACatacctctctgaactgttaagaaggcgatcaatatgcatgtgtattagttgtgtgactagatatcgacaatggtatgaatagtgttttgacaaacgTACTCatctgcgcctgcttcagggcctttacgagaatggaattgaatgagataatgattaatcaagcatgataattaattaatggtattgaaacaagaattaaagagatggtagctagctagctagtactacttaattacttacctttggtcgatatcaaaacattttttttgcccatttgcttggagtcaccttgatgaactttgcccaagccctgtcCGCCGGCAAAAAAaaataataaaggggttattaagtagttcatatcaggaaatgacgaactaaataggtcgatatatagttaataatgattgaaattaactgttgactatccccttcacgttggtgtagtctttttcttctttaagtagtgagtccagtacttcaactgttctttgttaactttaatgtctaacaagatccagtggaaactgcatgcgcacacgtttgcatgtcttaattaagcgggtatgtgcataacactaatcaactaccgtaaaccctatacacttaattattaacatctagctagctagtaagcaaaaacagaatttgtagtacaagacagtgttaCTCACAGGaaattgtaaggaagtagtatatcttcattggtattgaggcacttgaagaactctagcatgctttcctctacacttgcttGATAAACTGGaagattccatgtgtactcattaatggtatttgggtcaatgaacccaatgccatagcgttcaGATTTTTTCATtttatacatcttcatcctgcatataataccacagaaaagaatatagtaaggataattacatgtaatgattgatcaaaatgatcactacagctagcttgagacttaaattacagaaagaaatcacttacagacaatagcaactgacgatagatttgtcgagtgcgtcttgattgtataactgaaatagttctgaatacttaACAGACAGAgttttctcatggaagtaatgctcctccttgacattcaccatgagggacactcgattggaaatcttggtaatgttcatgtaccattgatgcaattcatacattctcgttgggaggttcttgatcttgtctggctcgaccaaaggttggccccggacatatttctgttttattttctcctctctaagcggaggcatgggctcgatttcgaggagttttccaacagtgatcttgagcatttcatcctgcattatatgctcctcggttattaccacatcgcccagctggggaacgttaatggtttgcccacaataatattgggcgcgcgtccTCTCNNNNNNNNNNNNNNNNNNNNNNNNNNNNNNNNNNNNNNNNNNNNNNNNNNNNNNNNNNNNNNNNNNNNNNNNNNNNNNNNNNNNNNNNNNNNNNNNNNNNNNNNNNNNNNNNNNNNNNNNNNNNNNNNNNNNNNNNNNNNNNNNNNNNNNNNNNNNNNNNNNNNNNNNNNNNNNNNNNNNNNNNNNNNNNNNNNNNNNNNNNNNNNNNNNNNNNNNNNNNNNNNNNNNNNNNNNNNNNNNNNNNNNNNNNNNNNNNNNNNNNNNNNNNNNNNNNNNNNNNNNNNNNNNNNNNNNNNNNNNNNNNNNNNNNNNNNNNNNNNNNNNNNNNNNNNNNNNNNNNNNNNNctggggaacggttttcctgcattttttgccagctgcttgtttgctcgagctcgtttccttctgtagccgtgctcgatgtagcttcctgatttggcgctcatagtccgagtcaacaggcttgggacctgatgctctagccatacgaatgaagtggtcaatcttttccttaggcactttctcccttggcggcggtgccggtttcggtccaaaatgggcatccacttgggcctgcactatggctgcgttttgctcctcggtcatgtcgtaaggcctctgaggaagaggagcgaggcttggaccatatttatatcgcttgtctccgcctgtacttcctgtactacctcgactcatactgctacgcaccatagctgcggcatgtctcttctgcaattgctgagacggcggagaagGCTGACGTGGCTgatgctgtgccggacttgaagcaggaggagtggcctgacactgtgtcagacttgaaaccggaggagttgcctgacgctgtgccagacttgaagcaggagtctgctcacgcgttcggggacttggaggaggtggcgaaCTTCAaagaggagtcggctcacgcgttcgtggacttggaggagcgggagtctgctgactcggtggcggacttcgaggaggagtcggcagacgacgcggtgtcggtggacttcgaaatatgatgcaatcctttctccataggat comes from Triticum aestivum cultivar Chinese Spring chromosome 5B, IWGSC CS RefSeq v2.1, whole genome shotgun sequence and encodes:
- the LOC123114230 gene encoding F-box/kelch-repeat protein At5g15710-like, which produces MDELAGDRRHADSPPQLPLLPDDMLVEILHRLPPEPIHLFRASFVCKHWRGLVHDARFLRLFREFHGGTPPVLGFFSNQPRSPLFVPSSDAFAVPAAATMRKDDWLALDCHHGRALLLDRRDGKLLVWNPMNGDKRYLPLPTQAHLENEYTGAVLCAAGHAEHGDCHSCPFLVALTFGSWGDFITSACVYSPKTGVWGEITPIHTNSMVDLKPAAHVGNTLYWRLDDDSIVEFDLDKNSLDLIELPDDGFGIIMLAEDGCLGFARLDRFSLHLWSRVASIDGVVSWTHRRVIEASCATSSGSMYGSSGASWLC